The sequence ACAAATCATGTTCAGAAAAGTGAGGAACACATATTGTGTCACACTATTGCATCCAACACAGGTGCAagcaacacacagcagctcctaTTAGGAGACATGTTGggtaaaaatgtgttgaaactGACACAAATATCTTAGTATGCAAATATAGTGACAGATCCAATATGTCGTCATGAGCCACAGTGACACAAGGCCTTTGAGAGACTGGGGGCCTGGGAGGGGCGAGAAATCATTCAGCAATTTTATGTTCTGGCAGACAAAGTCTAAAGGATGGTCAGATGATCTATCCATACGGTCCCCAGCTCAGGTCCACGTCAGAGATTCCCAAAATGAttttttcacccccccccccagggctCAAGCAGGGATGTGAGCCTGAGCATTGGCATTGATGTCACTGCTAATCCATTCACCTGGGGGCTCAGACCAGACACATCTCTCTATCTGCTCTTATCTCCCTTCCTTCATCACACTCAGAGCACTAACTTCCTCATTCATCAGatcagatggggggggggggtgctacATGACATGCGGGTCCTTGTGATGCAGCTGGTGTGAATGACCCACCATCACCTGCTTGTCAGAAATTCACATGAACCGAATTAAGATCCGTGAGGACCTGTTGGTCAGAGGTCACCCATGatcctccttccctccacagGAAAGCCTGAcctgctctacacacactggGTGAGATATGGTGGAAAGCAACTGGACACTTGTGCAGGACAGGAGCACAAGCCTGCACTGATTATTACTCTTCTTGATGGGTTGTGTGACACTGTAACTATcctgaatgagtgtgtgtgtgaatcaaaCAAACCAGCCTGCTGGCCCAGTGAAACCATTTCTATTGTAACGACTGGCTGCAGCAGTTCTTCCTTTGGAAAGTGAGTGTCTGCGGCCTAAGCTGTGGTCTCCTGCACGATCACAGCCCCGTTAAACTTGCATGGCTTATTGGAAGTTTGCCTTGCACTTATAATGGCTGAGTGCTCTGTCTGAGGCTGCAATGAAAAACTgctttatgcaaaaaaaaatcgCTGCTAGATCCCCCGTTCATGTGGATCCACTCACAGAAAACACTTCTTCTGCCTAAGTGACTGATTCCACCCGTGCAAACTTCGAGCTGCTAACCCACTCCTGTCCGTGAGATCTGGGCTGCACACAGTGCGTGAAAATCCCGGCGTGCAACGAATGAGAAGAAGACTCGATGCAAACTTACGTGAAAACGAAGAATAAAGTGGTCGATCCCACAAGGAGTGTGGCAGCAGTGGACACTGGGATGTATTTGGTGGGTTTAAATCTCTTTCCAGCGCTGTTGGGCATTCTGTAATTTCCACATTCCTCAATTATTTATTCCGATTGGAGTCGCATGTAGAAAAAAGATCCAGTGTGCAGTAAGCAGGCCTTGCTGTGGCTTCTAAAGGTACAACCGGTCCGTCTTTGCTATCGTTGAAGCCGCATAGATccaggcagagaggagcaggaatACACAGGGCTGTGTGAAAGCCTGGAAATCCCACCCTTCCAATCCAGCCCACTGGTGAGGTCACTGAACCGCTTGAAAAGGTGGAGCCTGTGTGCAAACCTCCGGGTGTCTCCACCAGAAAATGATCGGAGCCTTAACGTTGATTATCCTGCATTACGTCGGAGAGCATTAGTTATAGTCTGCACTCGGTTCTTTTTAAGCAGAGGGATATAAAGGCTCCGGTCTCCTGCAGTCTTGctgcaaattaaattaatttgacaTGAAAACGGCTGTCAGAGCCCACAGAGAAAAGCTGTTTAATGTTTAGGAAGCTGCACTTTACATGCAGCGTTGCTTTGCTGGAGGAGAGCTGCACCAAACTTCATTTAGGATCTTGCAGTTTATTGTTGCTTTGCTCACCTATAAGCACACGCACGTGGACATGCCAGGTACAATAGCTTTTAAGAAGTGTCAGCCTCCAATCTTAGATTCGGTGTGGTTATactatactttatttaaatgaaactagAGTTGTTCAGATGATTTTACTCAGTCCATCCACAATCGTCGGTCACCTAAACAGACAACAGGAAGACGAAGTAGCAGACAGAAGATATTGTAAgagctgaatttttttttttttgttttgttttactgcttttgCATGTTGATTTGTGTGGCTTTAAACTGTTCATAATGTCCCAGAAGCTCGTACATTTAGCCCCGCTGGAATAACGCATGTTGAGTGGAGATTACAGAGCAGAAAATAACCAGGGTCGTGAATTTAGGGGTCAGAGCGCCCTCAAGTGGCACAATTCAGGATTTATGCGATTTACAGTTCCAACTGTTTTGGCTCAAGCGAGCCACCGTAATGTTGTGGGATAATGGGATCCTGCCTAGATTAGCTTGCTATCTCCTATGCCGACTGTATTTTTAGTCTCCAGTTTAGAGCCACTGCTCGGTAATATCTGTGCCACAGAAACGTGTGTTGGTTCTTTTATTGGAGGGGGAATTAACAGCCAACCGCCATTTACCAAAAGAAAGCCATACATTTGCGAGGAGGAAACATTTACACCCTGTTAACCGTGAGCGCGTGAAGCTCGGCCAATTAGCTAGCAATAGTTTGCTTCCCCGGCGGCTCGCAGGATGTCGTACAGGAGAACTTTAAAACTTATTTGTGGGTTCGCCGGAGGCTCTGCCGTCCTGGTGTTCGCGGCTGCCGCTGCCGACTCCCGCGGATACTTTGGCGAGCAGCGCGGAGAGGTGGCTAGTCGGTGGTCAGGGTTCACCACCCTTCAAGCTGCGCAGCCGGCGTGGACACCTGCCAGCCACACACCAGCCCCGAGTGGATACTCCTGGGACTTCAACTGGGATAAGTACGTGCCCTTACACGCGttgtttcttctctgtttgGTCAGCTGAATGTAGCTAGTACTGTGATATTTCCTCCAtttccctccttcctgtttTGGACAGATTGAACGCCACACCAAATCACTGTCAAACATACGTCAATTTAGTAACTGGTCTTTCAACCAGGTTGAACTTTAGGTGGATTTTGGTGAAGGTACATATGGGACAAAATGTGAACACTCTGCTAATTGAATTTGTGTTTGGGAAGCACCTGAATTTGTGAGATATCATGATCCCTGTTCTCTGAGCAACAACGTTACTGACAAGTCAGTCAGCCTTAAATAGCTATTGTTTAAAGTCGAGCAGCCTTAAAttgctatttttttaaattgagtttGGCTTAGAGGTTCTTAAAAACGTTCTGCATACTATCATGCTGACTATCTTAAATGTGTCAACCTGGTGTTCCATCCTTCAATTTAACCATGTGAGACAAAGCCACTTCTAATCTCAAGATCCCCTCGTCTTAATGTGTTCAGGAGAGACCCATCTACGCTGTCCAatgggaagaagaaagaaaatgcaacTGAAGACCCCAGCACCGAGCAGGACAACGGCAAACCAAAAGCTACACGCAACATCCTCCTCATCAGACACTCCCAGTACAACCTGAGTGGGAACAGCGACAAGGAGAGGATCCTCACTCCATTAGGTCTTTATCTCCAGCTATATCACTTGCACAGTTGTTCGAAACGAGCTTTAATAGGTGCTGTTCTGTCTCTGATAGCATAACAGCATGGACGTACTGTGCCAAACTTTGGAGGAACTACTTGTTTGATTGCCTGTTGTCCTACTCAGATTTTccctgactgtctgtgtgttataATAACCATTGTGTCTCTTCTTTCAGGTCGCGAGCAGGCAGAGTTTACGGGCAAGCGGTTGGCAGCTCTGGGACTGAAGTACGATTTTCTGATCCACTCCAGCATGGCCAGGGCCACAGAGACGGCACAGATCATCAGCAAACACCTTTCAGGTAGTGGATAGATGCACACTGGGGTGTCTGTCAAAGCACTATTTCACTTCATAGGATTTCATAggatacattttctatgaaCAACACTGTCAGTAAACCACTAGAACTAAGGTTCAAGGTATTGGTGTAATGCTGCTTTTGAACTCCAGTGCATACTTTAGATGTTAGTGGTATATTGTATATCCACAGTCatcatacatatttatatacGTGTGGTTGTTAAAAGTACCTGTGTTTGCACCCTTAATATATCAGGATTTACCCTAGTGCAGtacattttcaatttaaaatccATGTTTGATCTACACTTTAAGTTGCTGGTTGATACGTTATACTGTCCTGTTCATATCTGTTGTAACCTCTTATCGTTTCCTGTTTAGCAGCTGAGATTGCGTACAGTACCCGTCACAGCTGGTGCAGAAATACTGAACAAATCACAAATGTATACTGACATTTTTTCCTCGCCCCGATTGTATTACGGGTCCAGGAGTGGAGCTGTTGAGCTGCGACCTGCTGAGAGAGGGTGCACCTATCGAGCCGGTTCCACCCGTCACTCACTGGAAGCCCGACGCTGTGGTGAGACACGCTACACCCACGCTCCCTGCAGAGTGGGCTGCAGGCctgattttctgtatttacGTATCCTTGTTTTGATAACTTTCTGCTGGCcacatgtctgtgcaggtgTTCTGTCAAGTGCTTGTTAAGGCTTACAGCTGCAAAGATCAGCCAATACATCAGTGCAGTGTTGCAGGAATGGCTCAAAGGAAGAGTTGATTATCAAAATGCCAACAGTACGACAGCTTAGGATCAATCTTTTTATCATCCTATTTATTATAGGTTATAGTTTATTACAGTTGACGCATTTAAATAGACATTTTGCCATTCAGTTGGTAAGTAATATTTGATTGTTGAGGAGTTTGGTTAACAAACTGCAAAAACCTCCCCCAGTGATTTCTAGCCATGCAGGCAGTTTTGGTTTTCTTCACACCTTTGAAAAACCTCAACAGCTAACATAATTAGATCATTAATACCAACAAAATGAGACCgagagcagtgcagcagcaggtttgCGACCTCAGTGATTCAGTGCTGAATTAGCCTTTAGTAGAAGTTGCTTTGTCCACATAGTTGGCCTTattttggaatgaaactctTCATACATTCCCTACAATGCACTGCGGCACCATGTATTGACTCTGTACTGACTGAGGGGTTCAAACAGAATCCTCTCACGTGACAAAGGTGGCTTTCAACCTCTCTACCGTCCTCCAGCAGTATCACGAAGATGGAGCTCGCATTGAGGCAGCCTTCCGCCGCTACATCCACCGGGCTGACCCCAAGCAGAAGGAGGACAGCTACGAGATCATCGTGTGTCATGCGAATGTCATCCGTTATTTTGTGTGCAGGTTTGTGTTGCCGGCGGAGTCGGTGGTGGCGCACTCAGCTCAGGCCAGAGTCTGGCCTTCTTGCTTTGCCAACCATTGTGTTTAAACTATGCTGCaattgtttttcatatttttgtatttgactGAATATGTGCTTCACTTGTGTCATTGTGCTCTGAATGGAATCTTTTAAAGAAAATCCCTGTTTAATGCAACTATTCTTGCTGccaaatacacacatgtgcattTCCTGGTGACTGCTTGTCCTGTGCGTCTGGTTACAAGGGACATTTACTATATGTAGTTAGTTATAACAAGGGATTAATATCCTCCCAGTGGCTACTTACTGGACAatatcacacatgcacacaaatcaGATCATTTGTTAAATACATGCCCTGTGAAGATGCATTTGCTCCAGGACTAAGCTGCTCATATCTCTCTGTTCTTCTGCCAGGGCTCTGCAGTTTCCCCCAGAGGGCTGGTTACGTATGGGACTGAACAACGGCAGCATCACGTGGCTCACCATCCGCCCTAGTGGCAGGGTGGCCCTCAGAACTCTGGGAGACACAGGTTTCATGCCCCCGGACAAACTAACACGGACCTGACGGCCCAACACTCCGCAGGTTTCTGGGTCGTGGTGAGAAGCCCGGT comes from Pempheris klunzingeri isolate RE-2024b chromosome 7, fPemKlu1.hap1, whole genome shotgun sequence and encodes:
- the pgam5 gene encoding serine/threonine-protein phosphatase PGAM5, mitochondrial isoform X1; the protein is MSYRRTLKLICGFAGGSAVLVFAAAAADSRGYFGEQRGEVASRWSGFTTLQAAQPAWTPASHTPAPSGYSWDFNWDKRDPSTLSNGKKKENATEDPSTEQDNGKPKATRNILLIRHSQYNLSGNSDKERILTPLGREQAEFTGKRLAALGLKYDFLIHSSMARATETAQIISKHLSGPGVELLSCDLLREGAPIEPVPPVTHWKPDAVQYHEDGARIEAAFRRYIHRADPKQKEDSYEIIVCHANVIRYFVCRALQFPPEGWLRMGLNNGSITWLTIRPSGRVALRTLGDTGFMPPDKLTRT
- the pgam5 gene encoding serine/threonine-protein phosphatase PGAM5, mitochondrial isoform X3 gives rise to the protein MSYRRTLKLICGFAGGSAVLVFAAAAADSRGYFGEQRGEVASRWSGFTTLQAAQPAWTPASHTPAPSGYSWDFNWDKRDPSTLSNGKKKENATEDPSTEQDNGKPKATRNILLIRHSQYNLSGNSDKERILTPLGREQAEFTGKRLAALGLKYDFLIHSSMARATETAQIISKHLSGVELLSCDLLREGAPIEPVPPVTHWKPDAVQYHEDGARIEAAFRRYIHRADPKQKEDSYEIIVCHANVIRYFVCRALQFPPEGWLRMGLNNGSITWLTIRPSGRVALRTLGDTGFMPPDKLTRT
- the pgam5 gene encoding serine/threonine-protein phosphatase PGAM5, mitochondrial isoform X4; the protein is MSYRRTLKLICGFAGGSAVLVFAAAAADSRGYFGEQRGEVASRWSGFTTLQAAQPAWTPASHTPAPSGYSWDFNWDKRDPSTLSNGKKKENATEDPSTEQDNGKPKATRNILLIRHSQYNLSGNSDKERILTPLGREQAEFTGKRLAALGLKYDFLIHSSMARATETAQIISKHLSGVELLSCDLLREGAPIEPVPPVTHWKPDAVYHEDGARIEAAFRRYIHRADPKQKEDSYEIIVCHANVIRYFVCRALQFPPEGWLRMGLNNGSITWLTIRPSGRVALRTLGDTGFMPPDKLTRT
- the pgam5 gene encoding serine/threonine-protein phosphatase PGAM5, mitochondrial isoform X2, with amino-acid sequence MSYRRTLKLICGFAGGSAVLVFAAAAADSRGYFGEQRGEVASRWSGFTTLQAAQPAWTPASHTPAPSGYSWDFNWDKRDPSTLSNGKKKENATEDPSTEQDNGKPKATRNILLIRHSQYNLSGNSDKERILTPLGREQAEFTGKRLAALGLKYDFLIHSSMARATETAQIISKHLSGPGVELLSCDLLREGAPIEPVPPVTHWKPDAVYHEDGARIEAAFRRYIHRADPKQKEDSYEIIVCHANVIRYFVCRALQFPPEGWLRMGLNNGSITWLTIRPSGRVALRTLGDTGFMPPDKLTRT